A genomic region of Candidatus Paceibacterota bacterium contains the following coding sequences:
- the ruvB gene encoding Holliday junction branch migration DNA helicase RuvB encodes NKTIEEVLYPAMESGVLDIIIGKGPSARTIQLDLPPFTMIAATTRIALLSAPLRSRFSGGTFRLEFYTDEEIEKIVKRSAGILGVTLLDNAARHIAERSRATPRTANYLLKRARDYAQVNKSDLSTTSVAEALALLEIDHFGLSALDRKILETIITKFNGGPVGLGTIAAALSEETATIEEVNEPYLIQRGLLERTARGRVATPLAYEHLGLEYPENLAKKLFA; translated from the coding sequence TTAATAAAACAATCGAGGAGGTCCTCTACCCCGCAATGGAGTCAGGGGTTCTTGATATTATCATCGGCAAAGGTCCCTCTGCGCGCACAATACAGCTTGATCTCCCTCCGTTTACCATGATCGCGGCCACAACACGAATTGCTCTTCTTTCCGCCCCACTTCGTTCGCGATTTTCAGGTGGAACTTTTAGACTTGAGTTTTATACCGATGAAGAAATCGAAAAAATTGTTAAGCGCTCTGCCGGCATCCTTGGTGTTACTCTTCTGGACAACGCCGCTCGTCATATTGCAGAGAGAAGTCGCGCAACGCCGCGTACCGCAAACTATCTTTTGAAGCGCGCCCGCGACTACGCACAAGTGAACAAAAGCGACCTTTCTACCACTTCTGTTGCTGAAGCGCTTGCCCTACTTGAAATTGACCATTTTGGGTTGTCCGCGCTTGATCGAAAGATTCTTGAGACAATAATTACAAAGTTCAATGGCGGCCCTGTTGGTTTGGGGACTATTGCTGCGGCCCTGTCCGAAGAAACAGCAACAATTGAAGAGGTGAACGAGCCATATCTCATTCAGCGCGGGCTTTTAGAAAGAACAGCGCGAGGACGAGTTGCCACCCCGCTCGCATACGAGCATTTAGGGCTTGAGTATCCTGAGAATTTAGCAAAAAAACTTTTTGCATAA
- a CDS encoding YebC/PmpR family DNA-binding transcriptional regulator — MSGHNKWSQIKNKKAITDGKRSKILGKYSKLIALEAKKSAGNMASAGLRAVIERARKDNMSSDLIDRAVKKGAGGDAGNMEAVLYEAYGPGGCAIIIEGLTDNKNRTVAEIKHLLSKRGLALAGQGAAIWAFAKTAEGFEPQTTVALSDEDGASLSALLEELDDHDDVQEVYTNAE; from the coding sequence ATGTCCGGACACAATAAATGGTCACAAATAAAGAACAAGAAGGCAATTACCGACGGGAAGAGGAGTAAAATTTTGGGTAAATATTCAAAGCTAATCGCGCTTGAGGCAAAAAAATCCGCGGGCAATATGGCCTCTGCGGGGCTTCGTGCGGTGATCGAACGTGCGCGCAAAGACAACATGTCGAGCGACCTTATTGACCGTGCGGTAAAAAAAGGAGCAGGAGGAGATGCTGGTAATATGGAGGCGGTGCTCTATGAAGCATACGGCCCCGGAGGTTGCGCAATTATTATTGAAGGACTTACCGATAACAAAAATCGCACCGTTGCTGAAATAAAACACTTACTATCTAAACGAGGGCTTGCGCTTGCTGGCCAAGGTGCTGCAATTTGGGCGTTTGCAAAAACGGCAGAGGGTTTTGAACCACAAACGACTGTTGCTCTTTCAGACGAAGACGGGGCATCGCTTTCTGCTCTTCTTGAGGAGCTCGATGATCACGACGATGTGCAGGAGGTGTACACAAACGCAGAATAA
- a CDS encoding crossover junction endodeoxyribonuclease RuvC has protein sequence MRIIAIDPGYERLGVAILERQPKIKEKIIFSECYKTKASLSFVERLELIGKEVARVIEEFSPEALAIENLFIETNQKTAMRVAEV, from the coding sequence ATGCGAATCATTGCGATTGACCCCGGTTATGAACGTCTTGGTGTCGCTATCTTAGAGCGTCAGCCAAAGATTAAGGAAAAAATTATTTTTTCAGAGTGTTACAAAACAAAGGCCTCGCTTTCCTTTGTTGAAAGGCTCGAACTTATCGGAAAAGAGGTCGCTCGCGTGATAGAGGAGTTTTCACCGGAGGCGCTCGCTATTGAAAATTTATTTATCGAAACAAACCAGAAAACTGCTATGCGAGTGGCAGAGGTC
- a CDS encoding crossover junction endodeoxyribonuclease RuvC, protein LYQARLSGLEIYEYTPLQIKVATTSYGKATKNQVMAMVRQLVSGAEHIKQDDEMDAIAIGITHFAYHHPQKTTAK, encoded by the coding sequence TTCTTTACCAGGCTCGACTCTCCGGCCTTGAAATTTACGAATATACCCCGCTTCAGATCAAGGTGGCCACCACGAGCTACGGAAAAGCCACCAAAAACCAAGTAATGGCCATGGTAAGGCAGCTTGTTTCCGGGGCGGAGCATATTAAACAAGACGACGAAATGGACGCCATCGCAATTGGCATAACCCATTTTGCATATCATCACCCTCAGAAAACCACGGCAAAATAA
- the tyrS gene encoding tyrosine--tRNA ligase, with protein sequence MDLEEKINDLLSRGVATLVDPNGKLKEKLLKKTKGEDVGEIIIKFGVDPTRPDLHLGHAVVLQKLRKFQEIGCKVVFLVGDFTASIGDPTGKSKVRPEIEQKEVEENMETYMNQVGKILLTDPNVFSWIRNSDWFYTITDLAGEGTFITKATTYENSRMQKTHLGKTKIQGITLQGLIWTLKHITYSQLIERDMFQDRIKEGRPLYMHEMLYPVLQGVDSFALYNIYGDCSLEIGGTDQTFNMLMGREVMKANKQPEQAVMSLEILVGTDGKEKMSKSLDNYIGITEEPNNIFGKIMSIPDSSILNYYKLCTSADMLRLKDLENKLKSFDTNPRDIKLDLAEEVVAIYHGAKAATSAREAFVSTFQKKEIPDDVEEIKMKAGELFSDLLLRAKIVASKSEWRRLVDEGAVKKLEEGGGEEKISNATEVAVPGVYKIGKRRFIKVN encoded by the coding sequence ATGGATCTTGAAGAGAAAATAAATGATTTGCTCAGTCGTGGGGTGGCCACCCTTGTTGACCCAAACGGCAAACTCAAAGAAAAACTTCTTAAAAAAACCAAAGGCGAGGATGTTGGGGAGATTATTATCAAGTTTGGTGTTGATCCCACCCGCCCAGACCTTCACTTAGGACACGCTGTGGTCCTCCAGAAGCTACGCAAGTTCCAAGAGATTGGGTGCAAGGTGGTATTTTTAGTAGGTGATTTTACCGCATCTATTGGGGACCCGACAGGCAAAAGTAAGGTTCGACCAGAAATTGAGCAAAAGGAGGTAGAGGAAAATATGGAGACTTATATGAATCAAGTGGGCAAAATTCTGCTCACTGACCCCAATGTGTTTTCGTGGATACGAAACTCTGACTGGTTTTATACAATAACCGACCTCGCTGGAGAGGGAACCTTTATAACAAAAGCAACTACATATGAAAATTCTCGTATGCAGAAAACGCACCTTGGTAAGACAAAAATACAAGGGATTACCCTGCAGGGGCTCATTTGGACGCTAAAACACATTACCTATTCACAACTGATCGAGCGCGACATGTTTCAAGACCGTATAAAAGAGGGGCGGCCGCTCTATATGCATGAGATGCTTTACCCCGTTCTCCAAGGGGTTGATTCATTTGCTCTCTACAATATCTATGGGGACTGCAGCCTCGAAATTGGGGGGACAGACCAGACATTCAACATGCTCATGGGTAGGGAGGTAATGAAGGCAAACAAACAACCAGAGCAGGCGGTGATGAGCCTAGAAATTTTAGTTGGAACAGATGGGAAGGAAAAAATGAGCAAGAGCCTTGATAACTACATTGGAATTACCGAGGAACCAAATAATATTTTTGGGAAAATAATGTCTATCCCTGATAGCTCAATTTTGAACTATTACAAGCTTTGTACGTCGGCCGATATGTTGAGGCTAAAGGACCTCGAGAACAAACTTAAAAGTTTTGACACAAACCCGCGAGATATAAAACTCGATCTCGCCGAAGAAGTAGTTGCTATTTACCACGGCGCAAAAGCAGCGACAAGCGCGCGCGAAGCCTTCGTCTCAACTTTTCAAAAAAAAGAAATCCCTGATGATGTTGAGGAAATAAAAATGAAAGCGGGAGAACTTTTTTCAGACCTACTTCTACGCGCGAAAATAGTAGCATCAAAAAGTGAGTGGAGGCGCCTTGTTGATGAGGGCGCAGTAAAAAAACTGGAAGAAGGGGGAGGAGAGGAAAAAATTTCAAACGCAACTGAGGTTGCGGTGCCCGGCGTGTACAAAATAGGGAAGCGCAGGTTTATTAAAGTAAACTAA